Proteins encoded together in one Lathamus discolor isolate bLatDis1 chromosome 3, bLatDis1.hap1, whole genome shotgun sequence window:
- the ATP5MK gene encoding ATP synthase membrane subunit K, mitochondrial, with amino-acid sequence MAGHDSGSQHQFTGFAKYFNSYTITGRRNYVIATYTGIALIVLYFKLRPKNKTPAVADK; translated from the exons ATGGCTGGCCATGACTCGGGATCTCAACACCAGTTCACTGGATTTGCGAAGTACTTCAATTCCTACACCATCACGGGCAGGAGGAAT TATGTAATAGCAACATACACAGGCATTGCACTGATCGTCTTGTATTTCAAGCTTAGACCCAAAAACAAAACTCCTGCTGTGGCAGATAAGTAA